From the Pseudomonas syringae KCTC 12500 genome, the window CGCCAAGGTGACTACACCACGTCCGCGTATCGACATGGTCATCCAGCCGAAAAAGAAAACCGATCAACCTCAGAAGGCCCAGTAAATGGCGACGCTCAAAGCCCAGCATCTGGCTAAAAGCTACAAAAGCCGGCAGGTCGTGCGCGATGTGAGCATTTCCATCGACAGCGGCCAGATCGTCGGCCTGCTGGGCCCGAACGGCGCCGGCAAGACCACCTGTTTCTACATGATAGTGGGTCTGGTCCAGGCTGATCAGGGTCGTGTGCTGATTGACGATCTGGATGTCAGCCATCAACCCATGCACGGTCGCGCCCGCGCGGGCATCGGTTATTTGCCTCAGGAAGCCTCGATTTTCCGCAAGCTGTCGGTGTCCGACAACATCATGGCGATTCTCGAGACCCGCAAGGAGCTCGATGCCGGTGCGCGCCGCAAGGAACTGGAAAGCCTCCTGCAGGAGTTCCACATCACCCATATCCGCGACAACCTGGGCATGAGCCTGTCCGGCGGTGAACGTCGCCGCGTGGAAATCGCTCGAGCCTTGGCCACCGCGCCGAAATTCATCCTGCTGGATGAACCGTTCGCAGGTGTCGACCCTATTTCGGTAGGCGACATCAAGCAGATCATTCACCATCTCAAGGCCAAGGGTATCGGTGTACTGATCACTGACCACAACGTCCGGGAAACGCTGGATATCTGCGAAATGGCCTACATCGTCAACGATGGACAGCTGATTGCGGAAGGCGACTCCGAGACCATTCTGGCGAATCAGCTGGTGAAAGAGGTCTACCTCGGCCACGAGTTCCGCCTTTAATCGACTGCCCCGTTGCGCTTCGCAGCCGATTGATGCCTACGCAGTGTATTGACAACATTTTATTTGTCATACCACTCTAGGCAAACGCACAGGTTTCAGGCATATAATTTGCTTAAGTTGGCGCCACGGCGCCTGTAGTAGATGGCGCATGCGCGCCGGCGAATAAGGTGTTTAGCCCCTGCCATGAAACCATCGCTAGTCTTGAGAATGGGCCAGCAGCTGACGATGACACCGCAGCTGCAACAGGCAATCCGCTTACTTCAGCTTTCCACTCTGGATCTCCAGCAGGAGATCCAGGAGGCGCTGGAGTCAAACCCTATGCTGGAGCGGCAGGAAGAAGGCGACGACTTCGACCACTCCGATCCGCTTGCCGACAACATCGAACAAAAGCCCAACCCCGACGTTCAGGAACCGACTTATCAGGAATCCGCGCCTACCGTGGATAACCTTGAAGAAGGCGAATGGAACGAACGCATTCCCAATGAGTTGCCCGTCGATACTGCATGGGAAGACATCTACCAGACCAGCGCCAGCAGCCTGCCAAGCAATGATGATGACGAGTGGGACTTCACCACACGCACCTCTGTGGGCGAAAGCCTGCAAAGCCACCTGCTGTGGCAACTGAATGTTGCGCCGATGTCCGATAAGGATCGCCTGGTGGCGGTCACGCTGATCGACTGCATCAACAACCAGGGCTACCTCGACGAGACGCTCGATGAGATTCTCGAGTCGTTCGACCCCGAACTGGACATAGAGCTCGACGAAATCGAAGCGGTACTGCACCGCATCCAGCAGTTTGAACCTGCCGGCATCGGCGCACGCAACCTGAGCGAATGCTTGCTGCTGCAACTGCGCCAACTGCCGGCGAAAACACCTTGGCTGACAGAAGCACAACGCCTGGTCAGCGACTACATCGACCTGCTCGGAAGCCGCGATTACGGCCAGCTGATGCGGCGCATGAAGCTCAAGGAAGACGAGC encodes:
- a CDS encoding RNA polymerase factor sigma-54, whose product is MKPSLVLRMGQQLTMTPQLQQAIRLLQLSTLDLQQEIQEALESNPMLERQEEGDDFDHSDPLADNIEQKPNPDVQEPTYQESAPTVDNLEEGEWNERIPNELPVDTAWEDIYQTSASSLPSNDDDEWDFTTRTSVGESLQSHLLWQLNVAPMSDKDRLVAVTLIDCINNQGYLDETLDEILESFDPELDIELDEIEAVLHRIQQFEPAGIGARNLSECLLLQLRQLPAKTPWLTEAQRLVSDYIDLLGSRDYGQLMRRMKLKEDELRQVIELVQSLNPRPGSQIESTEAEYVIPDVIVRKDNERWLVELNQESVPRLRVNPQYAGFVRRADTSADNTFMRNQLQEARWFIKSLQSRNETLMKVATQIVEHQRGFLEYGDEAMKPLVLHDIAEAVGMHESTISRVTTQKFMHTPRGIYELKYFFSSHVSTSEGGECSSTAIRAIIKKLVAAENQKKPLSDSKIAGLLEAQGIQVARRTVAKYRESLGIAPSSERKRLM
- the lptB gene encoding LPS export ABC transporter ATP-binding protein; protein product: MATLKAQHLAKSYKSRQVVRDVSISIDSGQIVGLLGPNGAGKTTCFYMIVGLVQADQGRVLIDDLDVSHQPMHGRARAGIGYLPQEASIFRKLSVSDNIMAILETRKELDAGARRKELESLLQEFHITHIRDNLGMSLSGGERRRVEIARALATAPKFILLDEPFAGVDPISVGDIKQIIHHLKAKGIGVLITDHNVRETLDICEMAYIVNDGQLIAEGDSETILANQLVKEVYLGHEFRL